In Desulfonatronum sp. SC1, one DNA window encodes the following:
- a CDS encoding TRAP transporter large permease: protein MRRLTMALLLFGSFLALMFLGVPVAIAIALASMFVLIQDGIPLMLIVQRMFAGTDSFPLVAVPFFILAGDIMAKGQVSARLVDFADALLGFVRGGLSIVAVLAGMFFAAISGSGAATTAAIGSTLVPELKRKGYDTACSASLIAAAGTIGVVIPPSVPMILYAVIAQESVSRLFLNGFLPGVVMGAVLIAIAVRQACVRSYPHGAPFSVRNILRTFLRAVWGLITPVIILGGIFSGLFTPSEAAVVAVNYALFASLVIYRDMSLKDVYRIMCRSIMTTGVIMFLIATSAIMSWVLANYGIPALIAETVLGLSSNLYVILFLITLVILLTGIFVETASALIILTPVFLPLIRQLEVSLVHFGLIMVMGLAIGMITPPVAINLYVASSITGLSIERITRSIIPYMLGLLAVLWLVVYLPLFLPVLF from the coding sequence GTGCGGCGACTGACCATGGCCCTGCTGCTCTTCGGCTCATTCCTGGCCCTGATGTTCCTCGGGGTGCCCGTGGCCATCGCCATTGCCTTGGCCTCCATGTTCGTCCTGATCCAGGACGGCATCCCCCTGATGCTCATTGTCCAGCGGATGTTCGCCGGGACGGACAGCTTCCCGCTGGTGGCCGTGCCCTTCTTCATCCTGGCCGGAGACATCATGGCCAAGGGCCAAGTCTCGGCCAGGCTGGTTGATTTCGCCGACGCCCTGCTGGGATTCGTCCGGGGCGGGCTGTCCATCGTCGCGGTGCTGGCCGGGATGTTCTTCGCGGCCATTTCCGGCTCCGGGGCCGCCACCACCGCGGCCATCGGCTCCACCCTGGTCCCGGAACTCAAGCGCAAGGGCTACGACACGGCCTGCTCCGCCTCGCTCATCGCGGCCGCCGGTACCATCGGCGTGGTCATTCCGCCCTCCGTGCCCATGATCCTCTACGCGGTCATTGCCCAGGAGTCCGTGAGCCGGCTGTTCCTGAACGGCTTCCTGCCAGGCGTGGTCATGGGCGCGGTGCTGATCGCCATCGCCGTGCGCCAGGCCTGCGTCCGTTCCTACCCGCACGGGGCGCCCTTTTCCGTGCGCAACATCCTGCGGACCTTTCTTCGGGCCGTCTGGGGGCTGATCACCCCGGTGATCATTCTCGGCGGGATTTTTTCCGGGCTGTTCACCCCGTCCGAGGCCGCGGTGGTGGCCGTGAACTACGCCCTGTTCGCCTCACTGGTGATCTACCGAGACATGTCCCTGAAGGACGTCTACCGGATCATGTGCCGATCGATCATGACCACCGGGGTGATCATGTTCCTCATCGCCACTTCCGCGATCATGAGCTGGGTTCTGGCCAACTATGGAATTCCGGCCCTGATCGCCGAAACGGTGCTGGGCCTGTCCTCGAATCTCTACGTGATCCTGTTCCTGATCACCCTGGTCATCCTGCTAACCGGGATTTTCGTGGAAACCGCCTCGGCCCTGATCATCCTCACCCCGGTCTTTTTGCCCCTGATCCGCCAGCTGGAGGTCAGCCTGGTCCATTTCGGTCTGATCATGGTCATGGGCCTGGCCATCGGGATGATCACCCCGCCCGTGGCCATCAATCTCTACGTGGCCTCGTCCATCACCGGCCTGTCCATCGAACGGATCACCCGCTCCATCATCCCCTACATGCTCGGCCTGCTCGCCGTGCTCTGGCTGGTGGTCTACCTGCCGCTGTTCCTGCCGGTGCTGTTCTGA
- a CDS encoding glycerate kinase, producing MKIVVAPNAFKGCLSGSEAADAIITGIKRVPKPYQVAKMPIADGGDGLLDVLSQRLPGKMETTTIHDPLFRSVRSDFYWSPSGRTALIEMAKASGLAMVAENERDPDKTTSYGTGELIRRALDLGAETIYLGIGGSATVDGGMGIARALGVKFLDEHGKEIQPVGASLALVRKIDRVEVDPRLREVRLEIICDVDNPLLGPNGAALVYGPQKGATPDQAQALDLGMSNLADVIERVTGQNIRDIPGAGAAGGVGGAMHGLFGAAIRPGIDIVLDLLDMESHVKDAKLVITGEGQIDYQTAYGKAPAGIAKLAKKHRVPCVALAGSIGRITDELYATGITAVISICDGPVSLHHAMCNGKTLLTDSAEQVMRIYADFI from the coding sequence ATGAAAATCGTCGTCGCTCCCAATGCCTTCAAAGGCTGTCTGTCGGGGTCCGAGGCCGCGGACGCGATCATTACGGGCATCAAACGAGTGCCCAAACCGTATCAAGTCGCCAAAATGCCCATTGCCGACGGCGGAGACGGCCTGTTGGACGTCCTTTCCCAGCGACTCCCCGGAAAAATGGAAACCACGACCATCCACGACCCGCTGTTTCGAAGCGTCCGGTCCGATTTCTATTGGTCCCCCAGCGGACGAACGGCCCTGATCGAAATGGCCAAGGCGTCGGGCTTGGCCATGGTGGCCGAGAATGAACGCGATCCGGACAAAACGACGTCCTATGGGACCGGTGAGCTGATCCGGCGGGCATTGGACCTCGGGGCCGAAACCATCTACCTGGGCATCGGCGGAAGCGCGACGGTGGACGGAGGCATGGGCATCGCCAGGGCCTTGGGCGTGAAGTTTCTCGATGAGCACGGCAAGGAAATACAGCCCGTGGGGGCGTCGTTGGCCCTGGTTCGAAAGATTGATCGCGTCGAGGTCGACCCTCGACTGCGGGAAGTCAGGCTGGAGATCATTTGCGACGTGGACAACCCGCTGCTCGGCCCCAACGGCGCGGCCCTGGTATACGGCCCACAAAAGGGCGCCACGCCTGATCAGGCCCAGGCCCTGGATCTCGGCATGTCCAATCTGGCCGACGTCATCGAACGGGTCACCGGTCAGAACATCAGGGATATTCCAGGCGCCGGGGCCGCCGGCGGAGTCGGGGGGGCCATGCACGGACTCTTCGGTGCAGCGATCCGGCCAGGCATCGACATCGTCCTGGACCTCCTGGACATGGAATCCCACGTGAAGGACGCCAAACTGGTGATCACGGGCGAGGGACAAATCGATTATCAGACAGCGTACGGCAAGGCCCCGGCTGGGATCGCCAAACTGGCGAAAAAACATCGAGTTCCCTGCGTCGCCCTTGCGGGAAGCATCGGCAGGATCACGGACGAACTCTATGCAACGGGCATCACCGCGGTCATCTCCATCTGCGACGGCCCAGTATCTCTTCACCACGCCATGTGCAACGGCAAGACCCTCCTGACGGACTCGGCGGAACAAGTCATGCGAATTTACGCTGATTTCATTTGA